The sequence TAAGAGGCTGTTAGACACTTAGAGTAATAGATGCTAGAATTATGATCTATCAtacgtttttattttataggctaattttgaatattatgcacgcttaatttaaaaaaaaaaaaaaaacacttcattttttttaaaaaaattgatctaaATTTTAATTCTGTGTTATTCATCAAAACTTGCGAGTGTCAATTTTCTttgctttaatattttttcacttaAATCTCAACtttgatgtttttaaaaaaatatatattaatattcctttatatctttttatttagacttttaaattaattattttcattttccttttaccattttatctttttccttCTAAGTCTTAGCTACTTATTTTTTCTACATAtctatttgaataaataatacttattatcttataacttaatattttttaaatttatgtatttatatgcattttttcttaaattaaaaatacacaaGATGTCTGCCAACAACTACATCAATAATAACTAACAAATTTCCATACATGGcacatgtatttttaaatttaaataaaaaaggtataaataaaaaatatattaaaatgaataataaatatttttaataataataaatatttcattatattaaatatgaataaattataGAGACAAACCttttaaaattgatgaaaatttaTGGAAATAAACTATTGAAAAATAGCATATCatctttattaatatatgtggtatgttaaaaattcaaaattttaaaacagattCAAATTAAGGTTGATTAAAGTTACAATAATTTAtgttacaaatttaaattactaAACAAGAAAGATATATTCAATTTAATATCATATatcaagatttaaaatttaaataatataaattgaaaattaaattcaaaaaatagtatattaaaaaaagttatgaataaaagttaaaattctTGATACAACAGAAGTCACAtgtcttaattaaaataaaaatagtttttaaaattgctTTAGTTCAAaaatgagaaatcaaatttacGATAAAAAGATAGATAAGATAGGAAAATGCTGAGCAATAACTTGTgatgaaaaaaagtaaaaagagaaaatataataaaaggtggttattttttatattcttttagtcCATGAAAGGTACTGAATGGTGATTTGAATGAGAGTGACTGAGTGAGACTCTACGAGACTTTCTTTTCAGACTATGAGGCTTTTAAGTTGTACATAagtatcaaaattcaaataaaataaaaggttgGGCCAGGCTGTCCTACAAATCTGATTAGCCCAAATCAGATTGAGAAAACAACATTCGGTATTTTCTATATTCACTACACTTTTACTAAGTACACttccatttaatttttcttttttattatcttatataGCCTTTATAcccataaaatttatataaaatattatttttaaaattttgccaAACAATACTTTGATTTTAACATTCTAGAAAGTACTTTTCGACACAcaactttatttttaacattttgaaaaGTTCTTTCCAGAATATTATTTTGTGTTCCATAAAGTACTCTTTAGAatgttataaaaacaaaattttgttctagaaaataatttctaaaatattaataaaaacctaaaaatatcAAGCATAACACTAGGActattaaaaatttcatataaaggaaaaattgtacAATAGTGAAGCAATTGAAgtgaaaaaaacatataattgaTATTGATTCTTTGATCTAGAAGAATCTTAGAGGCGTGCCACTGAACAACTTGATTGAAGTTTGGAAGATGAAAAAAATCCAACGCTAAAGCAAGAGACTAAGAAAAAGAGGAATAGATGGAAACCAGAGCAAGAGGTTAAATGAATGAAGGGATTGTGATAAAAGATAAGAATGTGTTGTTGTTATGAGGAAAAAAAGGAGTGTCTTGTTTCTCTGAAAAGGGAGTATGTGAGGGGGGAAATGTTTGAAGGGAAAAAGGTATTCaagtaatttagtttttgaaaaaaggaATGGAAGTGTGGTTAGCAACACGTTGGGTGGACATagcaataacaaaaaattaaaccacATAATTTGAAGCCCAAAATGCCTAACATAGCATTGCTTCTTTCACCTCCAATTTTGCTTCACAAGCCTTTTTAAGTTTCCAGAACACTaatctgaaatttaaattacatTCCGAAAAGCTCTTTCtggaatataaaaatttaaattccagACACTCAGGCCTTTcagaatgtaattttatattctagTTTATGaatcgagaaaaaaaaaatagaaccaaGCACTAGCCAACCAAGGTGATAAACTGATAAGGTTCCTGCACCtccaaaaattttaatatcCCAAGCTTACCCTTCTCGCCATCTTCCTCTCCCTATCGCACCTTTTCtacatcttcctcttcctattTACATGGCACCACATTCCGTCTTGGACGCAGTATCGCACCTCTCCTTTCTTGTGCTGCTGCCATAGCCTCCTCCACCTCAAGATTCAGTTTTATTCTGGATTACTCAATATGGAATTATGAAGGTCAACTTTCAAACTATAACATCTTTCACTTTCAGAAACAAAATTGGTCATTTACCCCTATAACTAATAAACTaagttgaaatttaaaaatctattaacaataataaagaaatacCTCTATTTTCTAGTTGGTGCAGGTTTTTTGTtagacttatttattttttaattactctcCAAACCATTCActaattgtaacaaaaaaaaaaagcacccACTAATTTCTTCCAGATTCCATCAAGTTAAACATATTAAACTCCCCCAAAAATGgaattatagtaaaaaaatattccatTTAGCAAAGAGGCAGAAATATGAAGCATAAGGCTCCATTTGAATAACCATCAACGAAAATTCCATCATGCCTGATTGAGCAGCATCAAAAGCTTACCATGCATGCCCCGGTGAATGCTCCATCCCCACTAGTAGTGGGCAATTCTTAATTTTGTGCCACTAATTTTCACAAATTGTCATACATGTTAAAACAAGCAAATCTATTATTCTGTAAATTCAATGCTTTCTAGAGGACAACGTACAAAATCTGCATTGTAATATCCATTCTCTACACAATATAAAGGATCAATCATACAAGAGCAAATTGCAAGTTATAACCAAAAATGAACTGTATTCATGTTTGCAATTGTCACCAAGACAATGAAACACAAATATTACACGATGCCACCAATTAGTCAAGGCTTGATTAATACAAATTTTGTTGCATACATCTTGACCTCCTTAGAAGGAGGGTCAAATAATAAAGAACATACCTGTCTCTACATCTAAAGATAAGACAGCATTTtatctttcctctcttcaaaattcaaatacatgAATGATGTCATCACTCCTTGAATGGTGTCATAATTCCTCAACAATCAGCTACACCACTACTGTCTTAACAATTTAGAATTAGTTCAGATAAGCACAAGAGCTTCTCTCTGGTAAAGGGACCACAGTCATCATTCCAGCAACTTACCTTCTCCAGCATCTCCAATCACACTACATGTTACAAGTTACAACcataaaaaatagacaaatcAAAAGATCCCAAATTGCTCTGTCTTATCAGCATAACATAGACAAATGATTTAAGACCTCCCTaaattcattttcaatcaaGAATTTTCACTGCCCTGTCTACAACGATCCCATAGCAAAAATGGacgaaaaattaaattagaataaatcaaaatcgaaaagaaaattaaatctcTAAGTCCTAGCACGCTGAATGCTAAAAGTACTGCTCATTACCACTTTGCATTTTATCCCATTCCCATTTGCTTCTGCTTCCTCATCTCTACTATCTTCCTGTGGGAATTAGAATGCAAATCACTACGAAAACTTGGGCTACTTGCAGGACGGTACTCAGGCACGAGCCGCCCAGACTTAAACCTAACCCCACATGCATTACAAAGTGTTTTTGGCCCAAGGGGACCTGCCCGCCATTGTGGAGTTTTTTCAGCTCCACAGTGCTGACATTTTCTCCCAATGGGTGAGATTTTCATCCCTTCGTCTGCTTTGGAAGTTTCATTACTTGGTTGTCTCCACCAGACTTGCTGTGTAGAATTCTCAGCAAGGCCAGGGCGACGCCTACTGCGACTCTTGCTCCGTGCACGGACTGGGACCTTAAGGCGATCACAGCTGTTTAGGAGGGAAATACTGTTAGTGCTGTTATTACTGTTGCTACTGCCTGTGCTGCACTCAAGTACTGTTTTCTGGTTCTTGGTTGTGCCAGGTTGAATAGATGATAGGTCAACAAACGTTTCAACAGAAGGAAATGCATCTTTGTTGGATAGCCATTCAAGCTCCTCTTCTGCAAACTCCTGGAACATGAAAATtggggggtgggggggggggggggtgttaaACTTTCGTAGTAAAAGAAAAGGGGGGGTTTCAAGTCAACACAGGCATCAGACCCATGCAACTAGTCATGGATGCGCAACCTATagatcaaaaaaataatttccacactattttattttcttctaaacAGAGGAACATACGGTTGCACAATATGGAAACCTTGGAACCATAGTGACATCACAAGtgtatgaaaaagaagaatataCTGTTCATTTAACAATATAGGATTTCCAATACATTGATGCCAAtagaaaaataagtaaaaatctGTCAGCACCATTTAATATAAGAGAACAATACCCCCATTTCAGTGAACACTCACATAGAAAACTTAAGTTTCACTagctgttttaaaatttcagagACCCCTGAGCTAGTATGTGATCACCGCAATAAAAGATACCCCATATATCTTCTGCACTAGTATATGATCACCACAATAAACAATAAGAATCCACCAGGACAAACTTGTCCTGCAACAAAAGCTGCACCATATATCTTCTGCAATTCACTCATCCAAGCCAGCCCATTTCAAATTCCAATTCCAGCTAATTCCAACCAAAgcacaattcataaatatttttctgattgtttctctttttccaaTCACAGAAGCAATAAGAAGTAACAACTCATAACCCAATCAAAAACCAATATACTTTTCATGGACTCAAACACTCCTAAAAGGTTAAAATGGGAATATAAAACTTACAGAAAATGAATGGTTTGGATCAACCTGGACCAATGGGTTAAACAATGATGGATCTCCGCATTTTGAGTTAAGTGAAGGACAGGCTTTCCTAGGTTTGTCGTCATCATCATCTTTCTCACCTATGTCTAATGAAAAATCCAAGAGGTCATCCACAGAACCAATGGCTTCCATCCCTGGAAAGAAAGACATGTTGAAGCTTAAAAATGCATTTATAGCAAGATAAAATAAAGGAATGGATAGAGATGTGtaaacaaaatacataaaatagtGAAGAGAAGAGCATGCCATACAAGTATGTGGTGTAAGAAAGTACAAATTTCTCAATGATTAACTCACAAAATTAAAGCCACAAAGTAACATCAAGGCATACTAGACAAGCTTAAGATGTCATGTCTGCACATATTGCAAGGTGAGAATAAGAGACGAGCCAGTAAGTGGCAATATTGTATCAGAAGCACTCCCTAAATTAGATGATAtgtttatctttaattaattcaagtttAAAAGCCTCATAAAATATATGATTGTAAGGTAAATATTTGACCACGGAGCTCCCTTTTTAGAACTTTTTGTGAGTGATGAAACTGTTTCCCTGCCTTGGAAAATTTTAAGCTGGCTTGTTTCAAAGGtttaaggttttaaaaaacggCCTGCGACCGTGGTTTTGGCCACAATGTCAAGGTTTTTAGAGTGTTTGTGACCACAATTGTAGCCACATTTATTCACAATTGCCCACAATATCAAGAAATGCGACAAAACTGCAATTGCAACTGCTACCgcaatttaaagtaaaaataaggaGACTATATTTTGTGGAAGTTTGCATTGCTTGCCATCCTTTGCAGAATCACAGGCCACATAAGGCTGTCTTATCTGACGTGTTATGTCTGCTCTGGTGCTAATTCAGGACCAGTTCCACATGTTTTCTTACAATCTTTTACTTTTGCTTTCTCCTTATGGAGTATGGCCATTGTCTAATCAAGGCTAGGCGCCTGGACCCTGGACCAATTTTCGCTAACTAGCTTTAGTCAATGGTGTTAGTACAAATAATGAGGCCAAATTTTTATGACAATCTGCAAGCTATGCTGCTATTTGGTGCATTTTGTGGAGTGTAACACCTGTATTTTGAAGGGAAATTCACTACCTCAGCAATTGCTTTTGAATTGAGAATAGACTATTGGCTTCTATTTGGTGTAAAGCACCAACTCTTTTGAAAAGTGCTGGTTCTTTAGCTTTCATTATTCTGGGGATTATGCAGATTTTTgccatttctttttgtttcagaATAAGAACAAACTATGacaggttttttttatatatataataaacctTAACCCTATGATGTTAAGTAATAGACAGTGCAACCttattgaaattatttcaaGCAGAGGAAAGCTACAACAAATTAACCATGGTAACAACAAAACAAggggaaataataataataataataaacccaaaaaaaatcaaaaaaaaaaaacaacaaagggGTAAATAAGGGTTATGGGAGACAAAAAACATGGGTGAGACccaaaagaacaaaagactTAGACTAACCAGCTTTTCACGTTTTGTGTACTTTGAGTTGCAGCAgcagaatgagagagagagagagaggaaaccCCAGAAAGAAGAGAGTtgagagaacaagagatggtGAGGCACGTGTAGGGGATTAGGGAAGGCTCATGGGgggattttttattcttattattaccatttttattttttgtttttgtttttattttattttgttgtcttaatttttctttagtGATAAATAAAGtcgtatgaatttttttataaggaaaaaatcatttataataatgtttcattaaactttcttccatttttgaaaaaaaaatgactgaATTTTCAgacatgtttaattttgaaaaaaatatttgtcttttaaaaaaattattaaagaaagttgacgaaaaagataattattttttaaagcgaGTTAAACAAAAtactatttgaaatttaaattcaaggatttta comes from Glycine soja cultivar W05 chromosome 20, ASM419377v2, whole genome shotgun sequence and encodes:
- the LOC114401390 gene encoding GATA transcription factor 1-like; its protein translation is MEAIGSVDDLLDFSLDIGEKDDDDDKPRKACPSLNSKCGDPSLFNPLVQVDPNHSFSEFAEEELEWLSNKDAFPSVETFVDLSSIQPGTTKNQKTVLECSTGSSNSNNSTNSISLLNSCDRLKVPVRARSKSRSRRRPGLAENSTQQVWWRQPSNETSKADEGMKISPIGRKCQHCGAEKTPQWRAGPLGPKTLCNACGVRFKSGRLVPEYRPASSPSFRSDLHSNSHRKIVEMRKQKQMGMG